TTTTTACAAAATCAAGCTGATCCCGAAGTCAGTCAATATTAGCGAAATCGTTTGGAAAGGCTAGAGGCTAGTAATTGTAATTTCCATTCCCCATTCCCAACTCCCAACCTATGGATATTAATACTCAACGAATTAAAACAGATGTACTTGTGATTGGCGGTGGTACAGCAGGAACGATGGCTGGAATTAAAGCCAAACAAGCAAATCCTGATGCAGAGGTGCTGATTTTAGAAAAGGCTAACATACGAAGGAGTGGTGCGATCGCAATGGGGATGGATGGCGTAAATACCGCAGTCATTCCCGGCCATTCCACTCCAGAACAATACGTCCGTGAAATCACCCTCGCTAACGATGGCATTCTCAACCAAAAAGCCGTATATCAAACCGGCAAATTAGGTTATGAAGTCATCCAAGAATTAGAAAGTTGGGGTGTGAAATTTCAAAAAGATACCCAAGGCAACTATGACCTAAAACAAGTGCATCGTGTAGGTAAATATGTCTTACCCATGCCAGAAGGCAAAGACCTCAAAACCATTCTCACACGCCAAGTCAAACGCCACAAAGTCAAAGTCACAAACCGCGTCATGGCGACACGTGTATTAGTCAAAACCGGACGTGCTATTGGTGCAGTGGGATTTGATGTCAGAAACGGCGATTATATAGTTATTCAAGCCAAAGCGGTCATCCTCTGTACAGGTGCTTGTGGCAGATTAGGATTACCTGCTTCTGGCTATCTCTACGGCACTTACGAAAATCCTACCAATGCTGGTGATGGCTATTCAATGGCTTATCATGCAGGTGCAGAACTCAGCAATATAGAATGCTTTCAAATTAATCCCTTAATCAAAGATTACAACGGCCCTGCCTGTGCTTATGTTGCCGGGCCATTTGGCGCACATACAGCCAACGCCGAAGGAAATCGCTTCATTAGTTGTGACTATTGGAGTGGTCAAATGATGTTGGAAATCTGGAAAGAATTAAACTCAGGGAAAGGGCCAGTCCAACTGAAAATGACCCATCTTGATGAAGATACAATTGCGGAAATTGAAGCCATACTTTGGGCGAATGAAAGACCAAGTAGAGAACGCTTTCATGAAGGCAGAAATGAAGATTACCGCACTCACGGCGTAGAGATGCACATCTCCGAAATCGGCTTATGTAGCGGTCATAGTGCTTCTGGTGTGTGGGTTAACGAAAACGCGCAAACAACAGTTCCTGGTTTATATGCAGCCGGAGACATGGCCAGCGTTCCCCATAATTACATGATTGGCGCATTTGTTTTCGGTCGTATAGCC
This window of the Nostoc sp. HK-01 genome carries:
- a CDS encoding fumarate reductase/succinate dehydrogenase flavoprotein domain-containing protein; amino-acid sequence: MDINTQRIKTDVLVIGGGTAGTMAGIKAKQANPDAEVLILEKANIRRSGAIAMGMDGVNTAVIPGHSTPEQYVREITLANDGILNQKAVYQTGKLGYEVIQELESWGVKFQKDTQGNYDLKQVHRVGKYVLPMPEGKDLKTILTRQVKRHKVKVTNRVMATRVLVKTGRAIGAVGFDVRNGDYIVIQAKAVILCTGACGRLGLPASGYLYGTYENPTNAGDGYSMAYHAGAELSNIECFQINPLIKDYNGPACAYVAGPFGAHTANAEGNRFISCDYWSGQMMLEIWKELNSGKGPVQLKMTHLDEDTIAEIEAILWANERPSRERFHEGRNEDYRTHGVEMHISEIGLCSGHSASGVWVNENAQTTVPGLYAAGDMASVPHNYMIGAFVFGRIAGTHAIEYIQDLDFIDPDTEFLETEKARIYAPLTRPNGIPHTQVEYKLRRLVNDYLQPPKTGNKIEIGLKHFVQYQQILDLMGACDPHELMRSLEVHFIRDCAEMAARASLYRQESRWGLYHYRLDYPEKNDDEWFCHVNLKKDESGQMILFKRPVDTYIVDVDIHYEIYDIAVK